A stretch of Malus sylvestris chromosome 11, drMalSylv7.2, whole genome shotgun sequence DNA encodes these proteins:
- the LOC126589137 gene encoding uncharacterized protein LOC126589137 isoform X1: MGLLPTVFDNFCANVVVEGTTVNLGLWDTAGKGGQGGGPWMCSPSSILRLHVLMHKISTIFILDFLLFGLVLILSAILTPHSLSLTQFKALQLFRTNCSNIPALKHLRSLTQFKSTKGPVDTKRIFGIYSTFFFPLCQNQVQQHATQDQIAYFGQTPSQLLTFPHLKRLPLADVLHLQTIFQNPKEVKPYAVSAPEHCNLPAAAIHASSDAVTRNPAFGYPLASLRRFVYYLMWNWDGMTLNTYRI, translated from the exons ATGG GACTATTACCAACTGTGTTTGATAACTTCTGTGCAAATGTGGTGGTTGAAGGCACTACTGTGAATTTAGGCTTATGGGACACTGCTG GAAAAGGAGGACAAGGAGGTGGACCCTGGATGTGCTCTCCTTCGTCCATCCTACGTCTGCATGTCCTCATGCACAAGATAAGTACCATTTTTATACTTGATTTTCTactgtttggtttggttttaatTCTCTCTGCCATTCTCACTCCACACTCTCTGTCTCTCACTCAGTTCAAAGCTCTTCAACTTTTTCGCACAAATTGCTCAAACATTCCAGCTCTCAAACATCTCAGATCCCTCACTCAGTTTAAAA GCACGAAGGGACCAGTCGATACGAAGCGCATCTTTGGGATATACAG tacattcttttttcctCTGTGCCAAAATCAGGTTCAACAGCATGCAACACAGGACCAAATTGCATACTTTGGGCAAACGCCATCCCAACTGCTTACCTTCCCTCACTTGAAGAGGTTGCCATTAGCAGATGTTCTTCATTTACAG ACCATCTTCCAGAACCCAAAAGAAGTCAAACCATATGCTGTTTCTGCTCCTGAGCACTGCAATCTTCCTGCAGCTGCCATTCATGCTTCTTCAGATGCTGTAACACGAAATCCAGCTTTCGGCTATCCGCTGGCATCTCTCCGAAGGTTTGTGTACTATCTTATGTGGAATTGGGATGGGATGACTTTGAATACTTACCGTATATGA
- the LOC126589137 gene encoding protein SPIRRIG-like isoform X2, with translation MCSPSSILRLHVLMHKISTIFILDFLLFGLVLILSAILTPHSLSLTQFKALQLFRTNCSNIPALKHLRSLTQFKSTKGPVDTKRIFGIYRYKQRGKEDIMANNFFFYITYEGTVDIDKISDPVQQHATQDQIAYFGQTPSQLLTFPHLKRLPLADVLHLQTIFQNPKEVKPYAVSAPEHCNLPAAAIHASSDAVTRNPAFGYPLASLRRFVYYLMWNWDGMTLNTYRI, from the exons ATGTGCTCTCCTTCGTCCATCCTACGTCTGCATGTCCTCATGCACAAGATAAGTACCATTTTTATACTTGATTTTCTactgtttggtttggttttaatTCTCTCTGCCATTCTCACTCCACACTCTCTGTCTCTCACTCAGTTCAAAGCTCTTCAACTTTTTCGCACAAATTGCTCAAACATTCCAGCTCTCAAACATCTCAGATCCCTCACTCAGTTTAAAA GCACGAAGGGACCAGTCGATACGAAGCGCATCTTTGGGATATACAGGTATAAGCAGCGTGGCAAAGAAGATATAATGgcaaataattttttcttttacattaCCTATGAAGGGACAGTGGATATTGATAAGATCTCAGACCCA GTTCAACAGCATGCAACACAGGACCAAATTGCATACTTTGGGCAAACGCCATCCCAACTGCTTACCTTCCCTCACTTGAAGAGGTTGCCATTAGCAGATGTTCTTCATTTACAG ACCATCTTCCAGAACCCAAAAGAAGTCAAACCATATGCTGTTTCTGCTCCTGAGCACTGCAATCTTCCTGCAGCTGCCATTCATGCTTCTTCAGATGCTGTAACACGAAATCCAGCTTTCGGCTATCCGCTGGCATCTCTCCGAAGGTTTGTGTACTATCTTATGTGGAATTGGGATGGGATGACTTTGAATACTTACCGTATATGA
- the LOC126589110 gene encoding cytochrome P450 736A117-like isoform X2 encodes MMMVSETSSFLQPLAFTLLPIFLILLYRWYSSATTTNKTPSPPSPPKLPFIGNLHQVGLHPHRSFQALSQRHGPLMLLHFGSVPVLVVSSAEAAREIMKAHDLTFSNRPKSTIVEKLLYNYNDVTFAPYGEYWRQVKSICVLNLLSNKRVRSFRSVREEETISMISKIKHSSSSLLNLSEMFVRLTNDVVCRVALGRTYNGGEDGRMFSELLREFAELLGIIDIGDYIPWLSWLRHVNGLVAKVDKVAKQFDDFICGVIQEHMNCSSKSEDDDRNDFVNVLLAVQKENLAGFPIDTVTIKALILDMFAAGTDTSSTLLEWAMTELLRNPRVMNKLQKEVRGIAVSKTDVLTEDDLVEMHYLKAVIKETLRLHPPLPLLVPRLSTQDVEINGYNIKAKTQVMINAWHIGRDPKVYEKPEDFEPERFLNSEIDYKGTDFQLIPFGAGRRICPGIHFAIAINEIALASTVHKYDWELPSGASAEDLDMTESTGLTVRRKNPLKAVAIPYSL; translated from the exons ATGATGATGGTGAGTGAAACCTCCTCTTTTTTGCAACCTTTGGCCTTCACTCTGCTGCCCATTTTCCTCATCCTCCTATACAGATGGTACTCCTCCGCTACAACAACCAACAAAACCCCTTCACCACCTTCTCCACCGAAGCTCCCATTCATTGGGAACTTGCACCAAGTAGGGTTGCACCCTCATCGCTCGTTTCAAGCCTTATCACAACGCCATGGCCCTCTCATGCTTCTCCACTTTGGAAGTGTCCCAGTCCTAGTTGTATCTTCAGCTGAGGCTGCCCGTGAGATCATGAAAGCCCACGACCTCACATTTTCTAACCGTCCCAAGTCCACCATCGTTGAGAAGCTTCTATACAACTACAACGACGTTACATTTGCTCCTTATGGTGAGTACTGGAGGCAG GTAAAAAGTATATGCGTCTTAAATCTTTTGAGCAACAAAAGAGTTCGGTCTTTTCGCTCGGTGAGAGAAGAGGAAACCATATCCATGATCAGCAAGATAAAGCATTCGTCATCATCCCTTCTGAATTTAAGCGAAATGTTTGTGAGGCTTACTAATGATGTGGTATGTAGAGTGGCTCTGGGGAGGACGTACAATGGTGGAGAAGATGGGAGGATGTTTTCGGAGCTTTTGAGGGAGTTCGCAGAATTATTGGGAATTATCGACATCGGGGACTATATACCGTGGCTTTCTTGGTTGCGCCATGTCAATGGTTTGGTGGCCAAGGTAGACAAGGTGGCTAAGCAGTTTGATGACTTTATATGTGGAGTTATTCAAGAGCATATGAACTGTAGCTCAAAGAGTGAAGATGATGACAGGAATGATTTTGTCAACGTTTTGCTTGCAGTTCAGAAAGAAAACTTGGCTGGTTTTCCTATTGATACAGTTACTATAAAAGCTCTCATCTtg GATATGTTTGCTGCTGGTACGGACACATCATCTACATTACTAGAGTGGGCAATGACTGAGCTTTTAAGGAATCCAAGGGTCATGAACAAATTGCAGAAAGAAGTAAGGGGAATAGCCGTAAGCAAAACAGACGTACTCACGGAGGATGATTTGGTCGAAATGCACTACTTGAAGGCGGTGATAAAGGAAACTCTTCGATTACATCCACCACTTCCATTACTAGTGCCCAGGTTGTCGACCCAAGACGTGGAAATAAATGGTTACAACATCAAAGCCAAGACACAAGTTATGATCAATGCATGGCACATTGGAAGGGATCCCAAGGTCTATGAAAAACCAGAAGATTTCGAGCCAGAAAGGTTCTTGAATAGTGAGATAGATTATAAAGGGACTGACTTTCAGTTGATTCCGTTCGGAGCTGGTAGGAGGATCTGCCCGGGAATTCATTTTGCGATTGCCATTAATGAGATCGCCTTAGCAAGTACTGTGCACAAGTACGATTGGGAATTGCCCAGCGGAGCAAGTGCGGAGGATTTAGACATGACTGAATCTACTGGTTTAACCGTACGTAGAAAAAATCCTCTCAAAGCTGTTGCTATTCCATATTCACTTTGA
- the LOC126589110 gene encoding cytochrome P450 736A117-like isoform X1 produces the protein MMMVSETSSFLQPLAFTLLAIFLILLYRWYSSATTTNKTPSPPSPPKLPIIGNLHQVGLHPHRSFQALSQRHGPLMLLHFGSVPVLVVSSAEAAREIMKTHDLTFSNRPKSTIFEKLLYNYNDVASAPYGEYWRQVKSICVLNLLSNKRVRSFRSVREEETISMISKIKHSSSSLLNLSEMFVRLTNDVVCRVALGRTYNGGEDGRMFSELLREFAELLGIIDIGDYIPWLSWLRHVNGLVAKVDKVAKQFDDFICGVIQEHMNCSSKSEDDDRNDFVNVLLAVQKENLAGFPIDTVTIKALILDMFAAGTDTSSTLLEWAMTELLRNPRVMNKLQKEVRGIAVSKTDVLTEDDLVEMHYLKAVIKETLRLHPPLPLLVPRLSTQDVEINGYNIKAKTQVMINAWHIGRDPKVYEKPEDFEPERFLNSEIDYKGTDFQLIPFGAGRRICPGIHFAIAINEIALASTVHKYDWELPSGASAEDLDMTESTGLTVRRKNPLKAVAIPYSL, from the exons ATGATGATGGTGAGTGAAACCTCCTCTTTTTTGCAAC CTTTGGCCTTCACTCTGCTGGCCATTTTCCTCATCCTCCTATACAGATGGTACTCCTCCGCTACAACCACCAACAAAACCCCTTCACCACCTTCTCCACCGAAGCTCCCAATCATTGGGAACTTGCACCAAGTAGGGTTGCACCCTCATCGCTCGTTTCAAGCCTTATCTCAACGCCATGGCCCTCTCATGCTTCTCCACTTTGGAAGTGTCCCAGTCCTAGTTGTATCTTCAGCTGAGGCTGCCCGTGAGATCATGAAAACCCATGACCTTACATTTTCTAATCGTCCCAAGTCCACCATCTTTGAGAAGCTTCTATACAACTACAACGACGTTGCATCTGCTCCTTATGGTGAGTACTGGAGGCAGGTAAAAAGTATATGCGTCTTAAATCTTTTGAGCAACAAAAGAGTTCGGTCTTTTCGCTCGGTGAGAGAAGAGGAAACCATATCCATGATCAGCAAGATAAAGCATTCGTCATCATCCCTTCTGAATTTAAGCGAAATGTTTGTGAGGCTTACTAATGATGTGGTATGTAGAGTGGCTCTGGGGAGGACGTACAATGGTGGAGAAGATGGGAGGATGTTTTCGGAGCTTTTGAGGGAGTTCGCAGAATTATTGGGAATTATCGACATCGGGGACTATATACCGTGGCTTTCTTGGTTGCGCCATGTCAATGGTTTGGTGGCCAAGGTAGACAAGGTGGCTAAGCAGTTTGATGACTTTATATGTGGAGTTATTCAAGAGCATATGAACTGTAGCTCAAAGAGTGAAGATGATGACAGGAATGATTTTGTCAACGTTTTGCTTGCAGTTCAGAAAGAAAACTTGGCTGGTTTTCCTATTGATACAGTTACTATAAAAGCTCTCATCTtg GATATGTTTGCTGCTGGTACGGACACATCATCTACATTACTAGAGTGGGCAATGACTGAGCTTTTAAGGAATCCAAGGGTCATGAACAAATTGCAGAAAGAAGTAAGGGGAATAGCCGTAAGCAAAACAGACGTACTCACGGAGGATGATTTGGTCGAAATGCACTACTTGAAGGCGGTGATAAAGGAAACTCTTCGATTACATCCACCACTTCCATTACTAGTGCCCAGGTTGTCGACCCAAGACGTGGAAATAAATGGTTACAACATCAAAGCCAAGACACAAGTTATGATCAATGCATGGCACATTGGAAGGGATCCCAAGGTCTATGAAAAACCAGAAGATTTCGAGCCAGAAAGGTTCTTGAATAGTGAGATAGATTATAAAGGGACTGACTTTCAGTTGATTCCGTTCGGAGCTGGTAGGAGGATCTGCCCGGGAATTCATTTTGCGATTGCCATTAATGAGATCGCCTTAGCAAGTACTGTGCACAAGTACGATTGGGAATTGCCCAGCGGAGCAAGTGCGGAGGATTTAGACATGACTGAATCTACTGGTTTAACCGTACGTAGAAAAAATCCTCTCAAAGCTGTTGCTATTCCATATTCACTTTGA
- the LOC126589110 gene encoding cytochrome P450 736A117-like isoform X4 translates to MMMVSETSSFLQPLAFTLLPIFLILLYRWYSSATTTNKTPSPPSPPKLPFIGNLHQVGLHPHRSFQALSQRHGPLMLLHFGSVPVLVVSSAEAAREIMKAHDLTFSNRPKSTIVEKLLYNYNDVTFAPYGEYWRQVKSICVLNLLTNKRVRSFRSVREEETISMIRNIKQSSSSLQNLSEIFVRLTNDVVCRVALGRTHNGGEGGRMFTELLEEFMELLGIIDMGDYIPWLSWVRHVNGLVAKVDKVAKQFDDFIVGVIQEHMKCSSKSEDDDKNDFVDVLLAVQKENLSGIPIDTVTIKALILDMFAAGTDTSSTLLEWAMTELLRNPRVMNKLQKEVRGIAVSKTDVLTEDDLVEMHYLKAVIKETLRLHPPLPLLVPRLSTQDVEINGYNIKAKTQVMINAWHIGRDPKVYEKPEDFEPERFLNSEIDYKGTDFQLIPFGAGRRICPGIHFAIAINEIALASTVHKYDWELPSGASAEDLDMTESTGLTVRRKNPLKAVAIPYSL, encoded by the exons ATGATGATGGTGAGTGAAACCTCCTCTTTTTTGCAACCTTTGGCCTTCACTCTGCTGCCCATTTTCCTCATCCTCCTATACAGATGGTACTCCTCCGCTACAACAACCAACAAAACCCCTTCACCACCTTCTCCACCGAAGCTCCCATTCATTGGGAACTTGCACCAAGTAGGGTTGCACCCTCATCGCTCGTTTCAAGCCTTATCACAACGCCATGGCCCTCTCATGCTTCTCCACTTTGGAAGTGTCCCAGTCCTAGTTGTATCTTCAGCTGAGGCTGCCCGTGAGATCATGAAAGCCCACGACCTCACATTTTCTAACCGTCCCAAGTCCACCATCGTTGAGAAGCTTCTATACAACTACAACGACGTTACATTTGCTCCTTATGGTGAGTACTGGAGGCAGGTAAAAAGTATATGCGTCTTAAATCTTTTGACCAACAAAAGAGTTCGGTCTTTTCGCTCGGTGAGAGAAGAGGAAACCATATCCATGATCAGAAACATAAAGCAATCGTCATCATCACTTCAGAATTTAAGCGAAATATTTGTCAGGCTTACTAATGATGTGGTATGTAGAGTGGCTCTGGGAAGGACGCACAATGGTGGAGAAGGTGGGAGGATGTTTACGGAGCTTTTGGAGGAGTTTATGGAATTATTGGGAATTATCGACATGGGGGACTATATCCCGTGGCTTTCTTGGGTGCGCCATGTAAATGGTTTGGTGGCCAAGGTAGACAAGGTGGCTAAGCAGTTTGATGACTTTATAGTTGGTGTTATTCAAGAGCATATGAAATGTAGTTCAAAGAGTGAAGATGATGACAAGAACGATTTTGTCGACGTTTTGCTTGCAGTTCAGAAAGAAAACTTGTCTGGTATTCCTATTGATACAGTTACAATAAAAGCTCTCATCTtg GATATGTTTGCTGCTGGTACGGACACATCATCTACATTACTAGAGTGGGCAATGACTGAGCTTTTAAGGAATCCAAGGGTCATGAACAAATTGCAGAAAGAAGTAAGGGGAATAGCCGTAAGCAAAACAGACGTACTCACGGAGGATGATTTGGTCGAAATGCACTACTTGAAGGCGGTGATAAAGGAAACTCTTCGATTACATCCACCACTTCCATTACTAGTGCCCAGGTTGTCGACCCAAGACGTGGAAATAAATGGTTACAACATCAAAGCCAAGACACAAGTTATGATCAATGCATGGCACATTGGAAGGGATCCCAAGGTCTATGAAAAACCAGAAGATTTCGAGCCAGAAAGGTTCTTGAATAGTGAGATAGATTATAAAGGGACTGACTTTCAGTTGATTCCGTTCGGAGCTGGTAGGAGGATCTGCCCGGGAATTCATTTTGCGATTGCCATTAATGAGATCGCCTTAGCAAGTACTGTGCACAAGTACGATTGGGAATTGCCCAGCGGAGCAAGTGCGGAGGATTTAGACATGACTGAATCTACTGGTTTAACCGTACGTAGAAAAAATCCTCTCAAAGCTGTTGCTATTCCATATTCACTTTGA
- the LOC126589110 gene encoding cytochrome P450 736A117-like isoform X3 yields the protein MMMVSETSSFLQPLAFTLLPIFLILLYRWYSSATTTNKTPSPPSPPKLPFIGNLHQVGLHPHRSFQALSQRHGPLMLLHFGSVPVLVVSSAEAAREIMKAHDLTFSNRPKSTIVEKLLYNYNDVTFAPYGEYWRQVKSICVLNLLTNKRVRSFRSVREEETISMIRNIKQSSSSLQNLSEIFVRLTNDVVCRVALGRTHNGGEGGRMFTELLEEFMELLGIIDMGDYIPWLSWVRHVNGLVAKVDKVAKQFDDFIVGVIQEHMKCSSKSEDDDKNDFVDVLLAVQKENLSGIPIDTVTIKALILDMFAAGTDTSSTFLEWAMTELLRHPRVMKKLQKEVRGIAVSKTDVLTEDDLVEMHYLKAVIKETLRLHPPLPLLVPRLSTQDVEINGYNIKAKTQVMINAWHIGRDPKVYDKPEDFEPERFLNSEIDYKGTDFQLIPFGAGRRMCPGIHFAMAINEIALASVVHKYDWELPSGASGQDLDMTESTGLSIHRKNPLKAVAIPYSC from the exons ATGATGATGGTGAGTGAAACCTCCTCTTTTTTGCAACCTTTGGCCTTCACTCTGCTGCCCATTTTCCTCATCCTCCTATACAGATGGTACTCCTCCGCTACAACAACCAACAAAACCCCTTCACCACCTTCTCCACCGAAGCTCCCATTCATTGGGAACTTGCACCAAGTAGGGTTGCACCCTCATCGCTCGTTTCAAGCCTTATCACAACGCCATGGCCCTCTCATGCTTCTCCACTTTGGAAGTGTCCCAGTCCTAGTTGTATCTTCAGCTGAGGCTGCCCGTGAGATCATGAAAGCCCACGACCTCACATTTTCTAACCGTCCCAAGTCCACCATCGTTGAGAAGCTTCTATACAACTACAACGACGTTACATTTGCTCCTTATGGTGAGTACTGGAGGCAGGTAAAAAGTATATGCGTCTTAAATCTTTTGACCAACAAAAGAGTTCGGTCTTTTCGCTCGGTGAGAGAAGAGGAAACCATATCCATGATCAGAAACATAAAGCAATCGTCATCATCACTTCAGAATTTAAGCGAAATATTTGTCAGGCTTACTAATGATGTGGTATGTAGAGTGGCTCTGGGAAGGACGCACAATGGTGGAGAAGGTGGGAGGATGTTTACGGAGCTTTTGGAGGAGTTTATGGAATTATTGGGAATTATCGACATGGGGGACTATATCCCGTGGCTTTCTTGGGTGCGCCATGTAAATGGTTTGGTGGCCAAGGTAGACAAGGTGGCTAAGCAGTTTGATGACTTTATAGTTGGTGTTATTCAAGAGCATATGAAATGTAGTTCAAAGAGTGAAGATGATGACAAGAACGATTTTGTCGACGTTTTGCTTGCAGTTCAGAAAGAAAACTTGTCTGGTATTCCTATTGATACAGTTACAATAAAAGCTCTCATCTtg GATATGTTCGCTGCTGGTACGGATACATCCTCTACATTTCTAGAGTGGGCAATGACTGAGCTTTTAAGGCATCCAAGGGTCATGAAAAAATTACAGAAAGAAGTAAGGGGAATAGCCGTAAGCAAAACAGACGTACTCACGGAGGATGATTTGGTCGAAATGCACTACTTGAAGGCGGTGATAAAGGAAACTCTTCGATTACATCCACCACTTCCATTACTAGTGCCCAGGTTGTCGACCCAAGACGTGGAAATAAATGGTTACAACATTAAAGCCAAGACACAAGTTATGATCAACGCATGGCACATTGGAAGGGATCCCAAGGTCTACGACAAACCAGAAGATTTCGAGCCAGAAAGGTTCTTGAATAGCGAGATAGATTATAAAGGGACTGACTTTCAGTTGATTCCGTTCGGAGCTGGTAGGAGGATGTGCCCTGGAATTCATTTTGCCATGGCAATTAATGAGATTGCCTTAGCAAGCGTTGTGCACAAGTACGATTGGGAATTGCCTAGCGGAGCAAGTGGGCAGGATTTAGACATGACTGAATCTACTGGTTTAAGCATACATAGAAAAAATCCTCTCAAAGCTGTTGCTATTCCATATTCATGTTGA